Proteins from a single region of Aquipuribacter sp. SD81:
- a CDS encoding FHA domain-containing protein: MTDSPDTPRQRGTAAIPVAPGQGVDTTITYAQATDTDPSTGLTRDDQRAVDALPQGSALLVVQRGPNAGARFLLDSERTTAGRAADSDIFLDDVTVSRRHAEFGRVGEGYRVVDVGSLNGTYVNRQRIESAVLNAGDEVQIGKYRLVYHPSRQHLVPADGEDARA; encoded by the coding sequence ATGACGGACAGCCCGGACACCCCTCGCCAGCGCGGCACGGCCGCCATCCCGGTGGCCCCCGGGCAGGGCGTGGACACCACCATCACGTACGCGCAGGCGACCGACACCGACCCGTCGACCGGCCTCACGCGCGACGACCAGCGCGCCGTCGACGCGCTGCCGCAGGGCTCCGCCCTGCTCGTGGTGCAGCGGGGGCCGAACGCCGGCGCGCGCTTCCTCCTGGACTCCGAGCGGACCACCGCCGGGCGCGCCGCGGACAGCGACATCTTCCTCGACGACGTCACCGTGTCCCGCCGTCACGCCGAGTTCGGCCGGGTGGGCGAGGGCTACCGGGTCGTCGACGTCGGCAGCCTCAACGGCACGTACGTCAACCGCCAGCGCATCGAGTCCGCCGTGCTCAACGCCGGCGACGAGGTGCAGATCGGCAAGTACCGCCTCGTGTACCACCCGTCCCGGCAGCACCTGGTCCCGGCGGACGGCGAGGACGCCAGGGCGTGA